The Alnus glutinosa chromosome 8, dhAlnGlut1.1, whole genome shotgun sequence DNA segment gaggataaataaagttggacccgaatgacttatagaaagttcattcataaagcttgattatccataaggtactcatgtaaggagtgttttacatcgtgatacatggaagggacgacctaattttataatggttttaccgccatgattcgtgtgaaacatttcttatctgagtgggaggattccataagtgattggccaaactaaggaacctaataccataaagtcatgtgtcataaaggccaagtgggagaatataagattttatctctatatatggcctatatgccacataaggaagcatttattaataatttaataaatgaatagtatatacggtattacggttaggtaatttaattaattaaattaccgtaatggaatcgattaattgattaaaaaatcaattaataatattgtttccttgatggaaggaacaatacggtatttaccatatttgagggtccctgacctaacctataaataaacagcctatgtacaccatcagtacggcaattcggtaataggcataggttagaagatccctcaaataatattttcttgttcttcatggatcgtggaaacgcttgagcaaatatggctagaggtaagcctgaatcctgttttattcgttttccgctgcgcatgttagattaagtaatatgttgattatttctaacaaagAGTACATATGAATTTGTAGTATCGATTACATATTGTTGGAACCTACATATATACAACCCTACCAATAGAAGATTTTCCACTTCTCTTGGTAGAAGGCACACCACCTCCTTGTGAGGTTTTCCACCGCCTCGTGCGGCTGTTCCATTCCTTCCCTCCTcccttccttcttttcttcttttctcttttcgtttgtgtttttttctcaCAGTTCAACAGCTTCAATGTCTCCACCTCCACAGCTGTCCATCCCCGCTCCTAATTCCCCTCTGCTAGGTGTCCGGTTTTAGCCTCGTCCATATATATACTCTAAGCCACGACTTTGCTCCGTTTTTTAAGCTTttagatttggtttttttttcaaaatttagatCTATTAATTTCAGGATGTGTCACTCATTCACACGCCACTCCATCTTGCTCTTGGGCTCTGCCACTTTCCACCGCCACCAACCACGGCATCATCTAGCCAACACGTGCTTGTGCGTGACCAACATGCGCATTTGAGTGGATCTCACTTGTTGGTGCGTGTACAACACGTCTCGGCACGAGGACAATTTTGCTGCGCGTGGCAGCTCCTCTCCTCCCCGTTGCTGTTTCTGGCCATCTGCAGTACGTTGCTCCCTTTCACTCCGGTACTTAAGCTAACATGTGGTCCATGTTAAGCTAACATCTCATCAAtatctcaatttaaaaaaaaaaatgaaaaatattatggAAGCTCTTATGCTTTATCTTATTTTGACTTTTAAATTCAAGTTTCTAATTTTGCAAATTTAAGACGGGAGTTTATAGTTTATGATCATTTTAAATCCGAGGTACTTTCgtctttttgagtttttgttcgtccaataaataataaaaattatatgaaaaacacaattatatatctctaataaaaaaaaaattaaagaaaaaaaagaatgagttGAGCTCTCACCCAACTACTGTCATGGCTAGATCAGGTGGCCAAGGAACCCAACCATGGCCTTGGTTAGGTTGTGTCAGCCAGGCATTGTCTGGGTAACCCCAACCACGGCGAAGGCCATACACTACAGTTGGGTATGGCTATTGGCTAGGCGTAAACGCATGACCCGAACTCCTCTTCTTCATtatgttttcttaattttttataacagcaaaataattatattttcatatcatTTGTTATTATGGACAAAAGcctcatttcaaataaaataattataaactcaagtcttaaatttataaaattgaaaactatgGTCTATATCAAGTAAAACAAAGGTGCTTTAtaatcacacaaaaaaaaaaaaaaaaaaaaacatgcattaTAATCAGAACTAACCTTAGCTATGTATATAGGAATTCGGCTTAATTGCGTCCAATTGCAACCAACCGCTTTGgataaaagttttaaaaacaatttttcttgGTTTAAAACCGAAAAAACTGTTTTCtagtcatccaaaaaaaaatgtttgacaAAAGTTGCTTCAAAGACAATTACAAGCAAACGACATCCTACCACGTAAGAGTTTATCCAAAAGGATTAAACCACAATTACTCATAATTGGATTGTCAACCCAAAAAAGGAAATGGAGACTGATAAGCACACGTGATTCAACAATGTGTTGATAACCgataattttgaatttattatcATCCTTCAATACTAACTATTCCTTGTATCAAAAGTCTCAAATTCTAAAACTGACTATTCTATGTAGGGGAAAAAATAAGAGTCTTTTTGCATTGTAGACTTATATTTAAGGGTAGCAAATAATTTTTGTGTATCAAATTTGAATCGTGTCAAAGCAATGTATAGATCCACCCTAAcctgatctatttaattaaacaggtcataCCATTAACCTTAATtcgctaattttgtattaaactTATATCGAATTCacaaatcgtgtcaaaattgtaaACTCTCCTTATATGTAACTCATATTGATAGTTAATACTTGTGGATATCTCCTCTTCATGAGTTATTCTTCCAGAAATCTATGGCATGCACAATCTAAAACAAAGGTCTTTGTATTTACTCATTAGATTATTGAGATAACAATATTTGATATGTACTTATCTTTGTATTTGAAAGAACTGGATCATTTGTTTGACCAATTTCttactatttgtaattattttagcattgttttagtttgtttttagtttattgtTGAGAAGCCCATCCTTTTTTCATTCATGAGATTGtccacttcttctttttatatcaGAAATATCCTTCTATATAACCTTTTTccttaatcaaaaaaaaaaaaaaaaaaaaaaaaaaaaaaaaaaaaaaaaaacttatcttttacttatatatatattatccctTGGGTGTATTTAATTCGTGCCAGGCGAAGACCACTAATTACTATAGCCTTGCTAAATTCAGCCTCCGCCAACAAATTTCGGCCTAGGCCAGAACCTAGAAGCACAAGATTCAGTGCGCCTTCTGTTATGGCACAAACATTTACGATTCTACGGAAATTATAGtaagaaagaaagataataaattcatcaaaaacttttagcattacaaaccaagaaaattaaaatgcaGAGGGTGCTTCTTACAAGGTTGCCATCAACATGGCTCGGATCTTGGCTCTAAGATCATCAGAAACCTCAGTGGTTTCAGTGGGCTGTTGAGATGGGGCCCTTCCATCTTGATAGGATTTTGATAATtcaacagaagcttctcgactaGCACCATCTCCCTGACTAGCTTTCGATTGATCTGATCTTGTAACGATCTCCCCTTCTTCCAAGTCTACTTCTTTTTCAGAATGAGATTTCCCATACTTGGCAGATCTGCTTCGGTGTTCATGCCCATTATCAGAGCTATCATGCTTACGCTGACGTCGAGAATGCCGATGCTCATCATCGGAAGAGCTATCATCATGTCTACGACGGTGTCGAGAATGCCGATGCTCGTCATCGGAGGGAGTATCAAGCTTATGCCGACGTCGAGAGTGCCTATACTCGTCATCGAAAGAGTCATCGTAATACTTATGCTGATGTCTAGAATCTGAGACCTCAGAAGGAGAATGTCTTTTCCTGTGCTTATGCCTGTCCCTACTGCGGTGTGATGACCGATGAGATCGGTGCTTCTTCCTGGAGTGCTTGTGACTCCTCTtatcttcctcctcttcttcttcttctcctccttcctctacttcctcctcctcttcttcttcatgtctTTTAGATCGGTAACTTCTCTTGGATCGACGTTCATTATACTCATCAAcagaaattttcttttcagaCTTCTCAATCTTATCTGGACTATCAACATCCATTGGAACTGAACTGCCTTCTCTTTCTTTGCCCACAAAATTTTCAACATCAGCACCTGATCCAGAAATCCCAGACCCCAGTGGTTCTGCTGATAAGCCACGCGATGGTTCTGTTTTCAATGTTGCAGCTCCACCTTTTATCATGGCTGCAAACATCTTTGCCCGTTTCAATCTCTCAGCCTTCAGCTTCTGCTCTCTTGTCAAGCATGCTTCAGAGGAGTCAGCCTCACTTGCAGCTGCAATAGCAGCTGTCTCTGCAATAGCCTTGGCAACAGGGACAGAAACACTTGGATCCCCCTTTTCATCCGGCTTTGAAATGGAACTTGGAGGTTGAGATGAAAGGAGACTCCCAAAGCTTGACGTACGCCCATCCTCAGTGCTAGGGGCTTGACCAATACCATTTGATGATGTCTTAGGAAAAAATTCGAAACTAGGATTCTTAATGCCCCTCGTGGCAGCCTGAAGAATTGCTGCAGTAGAAGCTGCATCAATTTGTGGCTCAGTGGCTTTAGAAAGCGGATCCTGCCCCTCCTTTTTTGACTTGCCAATTACCATCTTAAACTTCTCTTTCCTGTCATAATTATATGGTATATCATGACCAGCAGATCCTCCGGACAGAGTATCACCTTCTTTCGATAGAGCAGTTTTCTTGTCCACCCCATGCCCCATTGAATCATGCTTCTCAGAAACAGAGCCCTTGCCAGGTAACTTAGACTGTAAAGAAAGGAAGGACAAAAGATATCAGCAAGCAAAGAAGATCATATACATGGTACCTAATAGTTTCTGACTCGCTAATTTATATCAAAGGGCTCAAAGccattttgatttgattttcttgaaTCTTAAAGGTCAACTAAAATTGAGATGGTCAAAGAAACACCCATAGAATTATGGTCAGTGCACAATATGCCTccacaaatcaaaatataaaaacacaagATTTAAATTCAGGCGCTCTCCTTAACTGTATAGATTAGATATGTTCACTCATTTATCAAAAAGTATGCACATAGTATGCCCAATGCACATTGATGAATATTATAAGGCAACATAAGCACATGATTTATTGATGCCACGACATGAAACCAAATCTAGGAACCAAATATAGAAAATCACatatttatcccttttttttataagtaacaaaatttcattaaaaaagcgtaaggcgcctcaAAGTACACAGGAGCAACTCAGCTTGCTCACatgaaaaactcaagaaaacccataagaaactacatacccacaacacccaaaacccacatgaaacccaaaatacaaaagaagcccCAGAAATTCACATATTTATCAACAAGCACTTGTACAAAATCATGCTTACATCAAATTCTACCTTTTATATCTTCTTGCAAATGGAAATCTTTGATTTTATCAACAAGAATCTCATGCAAACAGCCTACAATCAGTACAGCGCAGGGAACAGAAGAACACACCTCTTGAGCTTCTTTAAGAACTTTTGAATAATAAGGATGATATTGATTAGATGGCAGGAGGAATGGAAATCTTCCATGTTTTTTATCCTGTTCCACAAGAACAGCTTCAAATTCTTTACCATTTCTCAGGATGAACTCAACTATCTTGTCAACCACTCTCTTTAAATCAGATGAAGGCTCCACAATAGGTGGTTCAACCTTGGACATACTCGGCAAGGATGCCAGTGACTTGTCACCAGCAATTGAAAGTGCACTCAAGGCATCGCTTTCTTTTTTAATCGCGCTTGTAGTTCCAACTGTACTGATGAAACGATTTCGTTTTATGATAGGagctttttctttcaaaatagaATCTGAAACCTTGGCAACTATCTCGTCTTTCCCAGCCACATTTACAGAAGATTCAGCCTGTTCTGATCCAAGAGAAACAGTTGCATTACCAACATCAACCGCTTCCTCAGATTCATTTCTCTTAGATTCAGGAAGATCCTCAGTtgcatcatcctcatcctcTGCGTATACAGAACCAAGAATAGACAAAGCACCACCAGTCTGATTGATCCCACTCTCAGCATTGTCCTTTTCTGCGAGAGATTTGCCACCACTGTCAGGCTTGAGAAGTTCTTGGTGATCAACAAGAAACCGAAAGTAGGCATGGAGACGATGATTAGGCATCAAAAACCCAAATGTAGGGTTGTCCCCCTGTTTGACCCTCAAAACAATTTCTGACTGCCCACCATGTTCGCTAACAAACATAGCAGTTCTTGCAATGATCTGATGTACCTTCTCTGTTGATGGCTGGAAAAACAGACAAAACAAGCAAAAGGCTTCTTCCTCAATATGTGAATTTTGCAATTGCAAAGTTTCCAAGAAAAGAGAATTCTTACTAAATAACCCCAAGATTAACCCAAAAATCTCACATATATACGGATAACCATAAAGAGCAAGAAAGAGAACTCTAGGAAGATATGTCTCATCCAACTTGCTGTCAAGTAGTAGAGATTCCTGACAAAGTAACAAATTTCTATCATCCTAATCCCACCTGCACGGCCCATTTGTCATGAGATCAATAGGAAACAAGGTGCCCGGATGGCAACCTTGGGTCCGAAGAACTCCGTCCCTGCTCCGAGCATCTGAAACTTAGACATGGTAAGCCTTAGAATACCACATGCACCTTAGACAATTATCATTTGGCCACACTGGTCAAGATCCAAAAAACACTAATATCCagattatattaataaaagcaAAGGGTCAACGGATATAGAAGGGCCAATACTTACTAGGTTTTGAAGTAAGCTCTCCGGTACTTGAAAGGGCGGATGAAAACCAAACTCAGCATCATTATTCTTTTCCACAGTCGACTCATAAGTGTTCCCATATGAAAAGGCAACAGCACGATAGCCACCAGCATCCACTGGTTTGGCACCACCTTGTATATCtggaaacaaaataaaagaaatttaaaatcaaatctAAAGTAGAAACTTTACCCATAAGGGTGGCATAAATACATCACAGAGAAAAGACATTAGCATTGACAAGAAACTGAAAAGTGCCACAAAGAAGCAAGAATATTCTTACTTGTCTCTTTGAGAGATCAAAGTGTTGCAAAACTATACCATCCTGCACATGGGGACAAGCCATGCAAAAAGTATAACATTGATACAAACAAGAAACTAACACCCATCACTCAGCACATTTGCAGTTGAAAATAGAGAGCATCGCAAAAATGTTTTCCCTCCAAATGGGACTCCCACTTCACCAAAACATCATATTTATccaaaaatcaacttttaaagCTTACTATAAAAGTCCACCCATGAAGTACCAATACATTAAAAACAGTCGGTTGATCTTTTCCTCCCTGAATCTTCATATAATGAAACCAAAACGGTCAAAAATATACAAACAATCATTGCAGGTAAATTATGAAATCCCAAACCGCCACTGGCAAACATATCCAGGTGAATTAAATCCAAGATTTGTCCATTCCTTTGACTTTTGTAACTCTTCTAATTTCCTTTTTCTCATTGATTAAAGCATAATATACATTCAATTATTTTCTgtccaattatatatattaccaaaacCATTACACTTGCAATTCTATCATTGCCCTAATTAAGCCTAGAACATGCATAAAGAAGAATATTATAAAAGCATAACCAGATTGTCAACACAATAACACCAAGCATTCCCTTTCCAATAAAACAAATATCCTATAAGTATATGCtgagaaaattataataaagaagAAGCTATTTTCAATGCTCAATTTTTCCCATCGTTTGAGcaaccaaaaaaatgaaaacgaaATTGAAACTTTGAGCGGACGAAGCCTAACATAACTGTTGGACTAAGATTATCATAACCAATCTAATTTCAATTCCAGTTCTACGCAGAAATATTAGCCAAGATATATAGTGACCTGACAATGCAGGGCCAAAATCTCCGCCccttctaaaaacaaaacaatagcATGCCTCACAGAATCCAACAATTTTATTACaattattttcttctattttctcaaAAGCCAAACAAACATTTCAGACGAAAACCTAATTGGACGTAAAAtgcaacaaaaggaaaaaataaaaataataaaataaaaaagaaaattcctctaattttaaataaagaGAAACAAAACAGAGCATGTGATAATGATTATAATTTACCTTGCTCGTATTCATCACCAGACGATGAGGGTAAATCGAGGTAGCGTTCGTGATCGAGCTCCGACTCGAGCGAGGGATCGTCGGAGTGGTGGCGGCGGGGCTTACGTGGCGGCGGAGGATTGGAGAGGAGGTGGCGAACGTCGTAGCGGTCGATGGAGAGCGAGTTCCACTCGACGAGCGCGTCGCTCGAGTTTATAAAGGCGGCGGTGGCGTCGTCGTCGAAGAGCAGCGTGTGGCGCCCCACTACCTCCAGATCCATTGTTTCTGGACCGTCCGATTGGTTCAGAGATTATCTAGCGAAGCTCAGAGAGAGAGGATTGGAACTTGGAAAAAGCCCTAGAGTTGAGGGAGTGGTTTGGGCAATCTGTTATTGCGCATATACGGATTTTGGccgtgtttatatatttaaaaggcGGCGTGTTATATTTATGAattgattatatttttatcacgtgtttttttagtttttatgttgtaaaaagttttgagataaaaacagttttctcattttatgaaaataaaaaagtctttataaaagtgaaaaatgaagctttttaaaaggaaaattatattttaccaTCTCGataacatgccacatttttaataaatgcattttataaatatttcgATGCCTAAATATTGCTTAAATTGCATAATTAGAGaatttacaatttctttaaaattgtaaaagatcTTGATCCACATATACGTGTAGTTGTGGGACAATGAACTTTCCATTTCATTGTTAGAAATTAAAGCAATGACTTAGTATGTATAAtagtttatataattttatattttttttttaaaagaggtGTTAATATTGACttaaacaatataaaataatatatattgttatacaaactttaaattctgataataaaatatatagtattcattttatttaaaattgagagaatTTTATTCCTGGTCGTAAATGTGTCTTCGCTCAAACATGATTCTTTTTGTTAGTCATTTCATAGTCACAATTTAATATTGTTGTCTTTAATGGTGTGGTGTGACATCATTTACACCGTTAAATACAGCAATATTAAATCATGATTACTAAATATAAGtaaaatgaagaggatcctTATTCCTTAGTTTGtgcagttttatttttttcctctctctatTGTCTTTAATAAGAAAGCAAAACTAATTCTGTTATTAGATAGATTGCccgtaaaattaaaatatatgttaaagacaaatattttaagGACATATATCAATTTAGTATTTTAAGTTAGAGGAATTTAGTTCCTcctaatttaaaagaaaactttgtgataatttaattaacttctacattttcttaaaatcataactttctatttttgtctattttagTTGAGAATGTTTTATTCCATCTAATTTTTTGGATGCACGAGTAGGAAGCTAAAAGCAATGattcatgaaaaaataaaaattaaatgtaaaattctTTGGTCATTGCCTTTTACTTAATTGTTCATTTGAAGGCTTTTTCGTTTTTGAGATATTAAATAACTTTTTGCTATATGTCCATACTGTGTTTGGATTggttaataaaataaacataaaatagtaaaaagaaaataggatGAATTAATTGCTTATTAATGAATTTTTCTAAATATGGATTTGTATTGGTTTagataacttatttttataacagaAGAAATGAAAATATCAATGTGCACTActaaaaatttgagaaatactACACACACTCTAACTTTTACATTTTCACTCCTACACTACgatctaatttttaaaatattattgaatcaaaatttaataataatatatttcaaatccaatgagaattttaaaaatcacgtctagaaaagtaaaaagtggGACTATAGGAGCGTGTggtattattataaaaaaattggcaATAGAATTTCAAGTCGGTCAAATAAACAGCATTTAAATTCTCTTACAACTTTTAATAATTCATTTTCAGTTAAAACAAATTATCCTTTtccatcaaaaaattaaaactttttaatttgcaAAAAGTAAAATACAATAGGCCACCAAGTGAAATTAGGACGAAGACAAAAGAACACCcaatttttactatatttaaatatGGAATATGTTATGCATAGAACAACATATGATATGGCATAAGGTCATACATCAGGGGTGGTCGCGACTCCCTTTAAGCCTCTAGGAGTAGTGCAACCACCCATGTAACTTGGTCGATGGCGGAACCAGAAGATGTCCAAAGGGGACATACGACCTGCCATGTTAATTATTACCTCTGGTATAATGGCCCTTGTTAGTTATTTGCTGATTTGATTTGTTTCTAACTTGTGAAATGAATAGCTTGCTCAGACAGCTAGAATTTGTTCGGCATTTGAAGTTCACATGAGCTACATGGAGTTTCTAATAGGTGAGGAACATGTCTATCTACCGTGAAGACGTACATCTTCCTGAGCAAGCCTATCTACATGGAGTTCCTCGGCTTCTCCCTGACTGCATGCGGCATTACAAATTCCAATTGCAACTATAATGGTGTTGATCCCTATCTACCGTGAAGACGTGCATCTTCTATgaacaaaataaacattttcCTACCAACTTTATACT contains these protein-coding regions:
- the LOC133874898 gene encoding uncharacterized protein LOC133874898 isoform X2, translated to MGRAGGIRMIEICYFVRNLYYLTASWMRHIFLEFSFLLFMVIRIYPSTEKVHQIIARTAMFVSEHGGQSEIVLRVKQGDNPTFGFLMPNHRLHAYFRFLVDHQELLKPDSGGKSLAEKDNAESGINQTGGALSILGSVYAEDEDDATEDLPESKRNESEEAVDVGNATVSLGSEQAESSVNVAGKDEIVAKVSDSILKEKAPIIKRNRFISTVGTTSAIKKESDALSALSIAGDKSLASLPSMSKVEPPIVEPSSDLKRVVDKIVEFILRNGKEFEAVLVEQDKKHGRFPFLLPSNQYHPYYSKVLKEAQESKLPGKGSVSEKHDSMGHGVDKKTALSKEGDTLSGGSAGHDIPYNYDRKEKFKMVIGKSKKEGQDPLSKATEPQIDAASTAAILQAATRGIKNPSFEFFPKTSSNGIGQAPSTEDGRTSSFGSLLSSQPPSSISKPDEKGDPSVSVPVAKAIAETAAIAAASEADSSEACLTREQKLKAERLKRAKMFAAMIKGGAATLKTEPSRGLSAEPLGSGISGSGADVENFVGKEREGSSVPMDVDSPDKIEKSEKKISVDEYNERRSKRSYRSKRHEEEEEEEVEEGGEEEEEEEDKRSHKHSRKKHRSHRSSHRSRDRHKHRKRHSPSEVSDSRHQHKYYDDSFDDEYRHSRRRHKLDTPSDDEHRHSRHRRRHDDSSSDDEHRHSRRQRKHDSSDNGHEHRSRSAKYGKSHSEKEVDLEEGEIVTRSDQSKASQGDGASREASVELSKSYQDGRAPSQQPTETTEVSDDLRAKIRAMLMATL
- the LOC133874898 gene encoding uncharacterized protein LOC133874898 isoform X1, which translates into the protein MDLEVVGRHTLLFDDDATAAFINSSDALVEWNSLSIDRYDVRHLLSNPPPPRKPRRHHSDDPSLESELDHERYLDLPSSSGDEYEQDIQGGAKPVDAGGYRAVAFSYGNTYESTVEKNNDAEFGFHPPFQVPESLLQNLPSTEKVHQIIARTAMFVSEHGGQSEIVLRVKQGDNPTFGFLMPNHRLHAYFRFLVDHQELLKPDSGGKSLAEKDNAESGINQTGGALSILGSVYAEDEDDATEDLPESKRNESEEAVDVGNATVSLGSEQAESSVNVAGKDEIVAKVSDSILKEKAPIIKRNRFISTVGTTSAIKKESDALSALSIAGDKSLASLPSMSKVEPPIVEPSSDLKRVVDKIVEFILRNGKEFEAVLVEQDKKHGRFPFLLPSNQYHPYYSKVLKEAQESKLPGKGSVSEKHDSMGHGVDKKTALSKEGDTLSGGSAGHDIPYNYDRKEKFKMVIGKSKKEGQDPLSKATEPQIDAASTAAILQAATRGIKNPSFEFFPKTSSNGIGQAPSTEDGRTSSFGSLLSSQPPSSISKPDEKGDPSVSVPVAKAIAETAAIAAASEADSSEACLTREQKLKAERLKRAKMFAAMIKGGAATLKTEPSRGLSAEPLGSGISGSGADVENFVGKEREGSSVPMDVDSPDKIEKSEKKISVDEYNERRSKRSYRSKRHEEEEEEEVEEGGEEEEEEEDKRSHKHSRKKHRSHRSSHRSRDRHKHRKRHSPSEVSDSRHQHKYYDDSFDDEYRHSRRRHKLDTPSDDEHRHSRHRRRHDDSSSDDEHRHSRRQRKHDSSDNGHEHRSRSAKYGKSHSEKEVDLEEGEIVTRSDQSKASQGDGASREASVELSKSYQDGRAPSQQPTETTEVSDDLRAKIRAMLMATL
- the LOC133874898 gene encoding uncharacterized protein LOC133874898 isoform X3, with protein sequence MFVSEHGGQSEIVLRVKQGDNPTFGFLMPNHRLHAYFRFLVDHQELLKPDSGGKSLAEKDNAESGINQTGGALSILGSVYAEDEDDATEDLPESKRNESEEAVDVGNATVSLGSEQAESSVNVAGKDEIVAKVSDSILKEKAPIIKRNRFISTVGTTSAIKKESDALSALSIAGDKSLASLPSMSKVEPPIVEPSSDLKRVVDKIVEFILRNGKEFEAVLVEQDKKHGRFPFLLPSNQYHPYYSKVLKEAQESKLPGKGSVSEKHDSMGHGVDKKTALSKEGDTLSGGSAGHDIPYNYDRKEKFKMVIGKSKKEGQDPLSKATEPQIDAASTAAILQAATRGIKNPSFEFFPKTSSNGIGQAPSTEDGRTSSFGSLLSSQPPSSISKPDEKGDPSVSVPVAKAIAETAAIAAASEADSSEACLTREQKLKAERLKRAKMFAAMIKGGAATLKTEPSRGLSAEPLGSGISGSGADVENFVGKEREGSSVPMDVDSPDKIEKSEKKISVDEYNERRSKRSYRSKRHEEEEEEEVEEGGEEEEEEEDKRSHKHSRKKHRSHRSSHRSRDRHKHRKRHSPSEVSDSRHQHKYYDDSFDDEYRHSRRRHKLDTPSDDEHRHSRHRRRHDDSSSDDEHRHSRRQRKHDSSDNGHEHRSRSAKYGKSHSEKEVDLEEGEIVTRSDQSKASQGDGASREASVELSKSYQDGRAPSQQPTETTEVSDDLRAKIRAMLMATL